One Myxosarcina sp. GI1 genomic window carries:
- a CDS encoding glycosyltransferase, translating into MNYAASRSGFHLWFPNIFEFKGGIQVYSAFLLEALQKIYPQQSYDVFLKHDTRFIEEINFLPQTRFHFSGKWTAKLRTLMFACQLIGYGLWQRPKIVLATHLNFAVAAYWLKRLSGIPYWTVAHGVDAWDIKNPTLQNALKSADRILAVSSYTRDRLIAEQNLDPKRISLLPNTFDASRFKIASKPQYLLERYHLTKEQPVILTVARLDSLERAKGYDQIIQVLPQIRAFCPDVRYIIAGKGRDRPRLERLIAELKLQDCVTLAGFVPDEELNDHYNLCDVFAMPSKGEGFGIVYLEALACGKPTLGGNRDGAVDALCNGELGVLVDPDDLGEISQTLISILQRTHPHSLIYQPETLRQKVIEEFGFARFQTRLARLLQTHAKEIG; encoded by the coding sequence ATGAATTACGCTGCATCGCGTTCTGGTTTTCACTTATGGTTTCCTAATATTTTCGAGTTTAAAGGAGGTATTCAGGTATACTCGGCTTTTTTGTTAGAAGCCTTGCAAAAGATCTATCCCCAACAAAGTTACGATGTTTTTCTCAAACACGATACTCGTTTTATAGAGGAAATTAACTTTTTACCCCAAACTCGCTTTCACTTTAGCGGCAAGTGGACTGCTAAGTTAAGGACTTTGATGTTTGCCTGTCAGCTTATCGGCTACGGACTGTGGCAGCGTCCTAAAATCGTGCTGGCAACTCATTTAAATTTTGCCGTTGCTGCCTACTGGCTCAAACGCTTATCTGGCATACCTTACTGGACGGTAGCACATGGAGTCGATGCTTGGGATATTAAAAATCCAACTTTACAAAATGCTCTTAAGTCTGCCGATCGCATTTTGGCAGTAAGTAGCTATACAAGAGATCGCCTGATTGCCGAACAAAATCTCGATCCCAAGCGCATTTCTTTATTACCAAATACTTTTGATGCTAGCCGTTTTAAAATTGCTTCCAAACCTCAATATTTACTAGAACGCTATCATTTAACTAAGGAACAGCCTGTAATTTTAACCGTAGCCAGGCTAGACAGCTTGGAGCGTGCTAAAGGTTACGACCAAATTATACAAGTACTACCGCAAATTCGCGCCTTTTGTCCCGACGTTCGTTATATTATCGCTGGTAAAGGCAGAGATCGCCCCAGACTCGAACGGTTAATTGCCGAACTTAAGTTACAAGACTGCGTAACTCTAGCGGGTTTCGTTCCTGACGAAGAACTCAACGACCACTATAATCTCTGTGATGTGTTTGCCATGCCTAGTAAGGGGGAAGGTTTTGGCATTGTTTATTTAGAAGCATTAGCCTGTGGTAAACCAACTTTGGGAGGCAATCGCGACGGGGCAGTCGATGCTCTCTGTAACGGTGAACTAGGGGTACTGGTCGATCCCGACGACTTAGGAGAGATTTCACAAACTCTAATCTCTATTTTACAGAGAACCCACCCCCATTCCTTAATTTATCAACCTGAGACTTTAAGGCAGAAAGTAATTGAGGAATTTGGATTTGCTCGGTTTCAAACCAGACTCGCTCGACTATTGCAAACCCATGCGAAGGAAATCGGTTAG
- a CDS encoding glycosyltransferase family 4 protein, which yields MSLNTAIAPKRISLIHPTSNPFSRHAAIALAEVNWLKEIVTSFAYNPQGKVANLLAKLPGNGSNQLCRELERRTWIPPQNVTLNSYPQAEILRMALVKSGLSRSLGMGISGPIDRVYTTLDRTVAQHHLHEIDAVYAYEDGAADTFQAAHQQNIFCLYDLPIPFYQTSRQIQAEEAELFPNLATTLKVVREPAWKLERKEREVQLADHIFVASSMTKRSLLDIGIAASKISVIPYGAPVDYFQPQPKSHSKFRALFVGRVGLRKGVHYLLPAWQELHLPDAELLLVGVDEFPPGYLHRDWQGVRHVPSVPHQQLSQYYNSADVFVFPSLVEGFGLVLLEAMACGIPIITTPNTAGPDIITDGVEGFIVPIRDNDALKEKLEWCYRHPKELKAMGRAARQQAERLTWDLYRQRLSTEVKEVLARL from the coding sequence ATGTCGCTCAATACTGCGATCGCGCCTAAGCGAATTTCACTAATCCATCCCACCAGTAATCCTTTTTCCCGCCATGCAGCTATAGCTCTGGCAGAGGTAAACTGGCTCAAAGAAATTGTGACTTCTTTTGCCTATAATCCCCAGGGAAAAGTTGCCAACCTATTGGCAAAACTACCTGGCAATGGCTCAAACCAACTCTGTCGCGAATTAGAACGGCGAACTTGGATTCCGCCGCAGAACGTGACTCTAAATAGCTATCCCCAAGCAGAAATTCTGCGGATGGCATTGGTTAAATCTGGTCTGAGCCGCTCGTTGGGTATGGGTATTTCTGGTCCTATAGATCGGGTCTATACGACATTAGATCGCACTGTTGCCCAACATCATCTGCATGAAATCGATGCGGTATATGCTTATGAAGATGGGGCAGCAGATACCTTTCAAGCAGCTCATCAGCAAAATATCTTTTGTTTGTATGACTTGCCAATTCCTTTTTATCAAACGAGCAGGCAGATTCAAGCCGAAGAAGCAGAACTGTTTCCCAATTTGGCTACTACTCTAAAAGTAGTTAGGGAACCCGCCTGGAAATTAGAGCGCAAAGAAAGAGAAGTCCAACTAGCAGACCATATTTTTGTAGCATCTTCAATGACTAAAAGATCGCTGCTAGATATTGGAATTGCAGCCTCAAAAATCAGCGTGATTCCCTATGGTGCGCCCGTAGACTATTTTCAGCCACAGCCCAAAAGTCATAGCAAGTTTCGCGCTTTATTTGTTGGGCGTGTGGGTTTGCGTAAGGGAGTCCATTATTTACTACCAGCTTGGCAGGAGCTACATTTGCCAGATGCAGAGTTATTATTGGTGGGAGTTGATGAATTTCCTCCAGGCTATTTACATCGAGATTGGCAAGGTGTGCGTCACGTTCCTTCCGTTCCCCATCAACAGTTGAGTCAATACTATAATTCAGCCGACGTTTTTGTATTTCCTTCTTTAGTTGAAGGTTTTGGACTGGTATTGCTAGAGGCTATGGCTTGTGGTATTCCCATTATTACCACTCCTAATACCGCAGGACCAGATATTATTACCGATGGGGTAGAAGGTTTTATCGTTCCCATTCGTGATAATGATGCTCTTAAAGAAAAACTAGAGTGGTGCTACCGCCATCCTAAAGAGTTGAAGGCTATGGGACGAGCGGCGCGTCAACAGGCAGAACGATTAACATGGGATCTGTACCGCCAGCGGTTATCGACTGAGGTAAAAGAGGTTTTAGCAAGACTTTAA
- a CDS encoding glycosyltransferase family 4 protein produces MKILIYSPSFYPNVGGIETIVATLATEFSQQGHLVKLVSLTPNRDAEQFTFEVIRQPKTRDLINLMRWCDVYFQGCISLKGIMPLLAIRKPYVASHHTWYRRANGSKSWQDYLKNLVSLFATNVSVSHAIASHLPVKSSVIPNSYRADTFKLIPEIKRDRELIFLGRLVSDKGVGLLLQALANLKEYGLYPKLTIIGKGAEENNLRRQARDLNILEQVNFVGVKTGRELVELLNAHQIMVVPSLWHEPFGIVALEGIACGCVVVGSEGGGLKDAIGQCGITFPNGNVSALTQRLAELLKDPSRLSLYRQDSEVHLSRHQQTEVAQAYLRVFEQAVG; encoded by the coding sequence ATGAAGATTTTAATTTATTCGCCATCTTTTTATCCCAATGTCGGTGGTATAGAAACAATTGTTGCAACTCTGGCAACCGAATTTAGCCAGCAGGGACACTTAGTAAAATTGGTTTCCCTGACACCAAACAGGGATGCAGAGCAATTTACTTTTGAAGTAATTCGCCAACCAAAAACGAGAGATTTAATAAATTTAATGCGCTGGTGTGATGTCTACTTTCAAGGCTGTATCAGTCTTAAAGGAATTATGCCCTTACTCGCCATACGCAAACCTTATGTTGCCAGCCATCATACTTGGTATCGTCGTGCCAATGGCAGCAAGAGTTGGCAAGACTATCTCAAAAATTTGGTGAGTCTGTTTGCCACTAATGTCTCTGTCAGTCATGCCATAGCGAGCCATCTTCCCGTTAAATCTTCAGTAATTCCCAATTCCTACCGAGCCGATACTTTTAAACTAATACCAGAGATAAAGCGCGATCGCGAATTAATATTTTTGGGGCGTTTGGTTTCTGATAAAGGAGTAGGTCTACTGCTACAGGCTCTAGCCAATCTTAAAGAGTATGGGTTGTATCCCAAATTAACAATTATTGGCAAGGGAGCAGAAGAAAATAATCTCCGAAGACAGGCACGAGATTTAAACATATTAGAGCAAGTTAATTTTGTTGGCGTAAAAACTGGACGAGAGTTAGTCGAGTTACTAAATGCCCATCAAATTATGGTCGTTCCCTCCCTGTGGCACGAACCTTTTGGCATCGTGGCATTAGAAGGAATTGCTTGTGGTTGTGTTGTAGTTGGCTCGGAAGGAGGAGGCTTAAAGGATGCTATCGGTCAATGTGGAATTACTTTCCCCAATGGCAATGTCTCGGCTTTAACTCAAAGATTAGCGGAATTGCTAAAAGATCCCAGTCGCCTATCTCTCTATCGACAAGACTCTGAAGTCCACTTGTCGCGTCACCAACAAACTGAAGTGGCACAAGCCTATTTACGAGTTTTCGAGCAGGCGGTTGGTTAA
- a CDS encoding glycosyltransferase family 2 protein, with product MNPTIIPLFSVIIPTYQRNDLLAKCLDCLAPNVQTLSTESYEVIVTDDGFNTTAEGLIRERYPWAKWVSGSRKGPAANRNNGAKYARGKWLVFTDDDCLPDRHWLEAYAKAIVDESNYQVFEGRTYVNRPKKSLSEVSPINETGGYLWSCNFAIERRLFESIDGFDERFPYAAMEDVDLNYRLTKEGYKSFFVNSASVCHPWRKMGEWQKLKQHQKSTLIYLSIHPEESNRLNKVYYLRAFLKDLILEIIPGILKYRGAGATFALLKLWLFLENMLLVKPPLDRKLEF from the coding sequence ATGAATCCAACGATAATTCCTTTATTTTCAGTTATTATTCCTACCTATCAGCGCAATGATTTATTAGCAAAATGTTTGGATTGCTTGGCTCCTAATGTTCAAACATTATCAACCGAAAGCTATGAAGTAATTGTAACTGACGACGGTTTTAATACTACTGCCGAGGGGCTAATTCGCGAGCGATATCCGTGGGCAAAATGGGTTTCAGGTTCTCGCAAAGGTCCAGCAGCCAATCGTAATAACGGAGCTAAATATGCTAGAGGAAAATGGTTAGTATTTACGGATGACGATTGTTTGCCCGATCGCCACTGGCTAGAAGCTTATGCTAAAGCTATAGTTGATGAATCTAATTATCAAGTTTTTGAAGGCAGAACTTATGTAAATCGTCCTAAAAAAAGTTTATCTGAAGTCTCTCCTATTAACGAGACAGGAGGATATTTATGGTCGTGTAACTTTGCCATCGAAAGAAGACTATTTGAGTCGATTGATGGTTTTGACGAGCGATTTCCTTATGCAGCAATGGAAGATGTCGATCTAAACTACAGGTTAACAAAAGAAGGATATAAATCATTTTTTGTTAATAGTGCCTCTGTTTGTCATCCTTGGAGAAAAATGGGAGAATGGCAGAAATTAAAACAGCATCAAAAATCGACATTAATTTATTTGTCCATACATCCTGAAGAATCAAATAGACTCAACAAAGTATATTATCTTAGAGCTTTTTTAAAAGATTTAATTTTAGAAATCATACCAGGTATCTTAAAATATCGCGGCGCAGGTGCAACTTTTGCTTTGCTCAAGCTTTGGCTATTTTTAGAAAATATGTTGTTAGTCAAACCGCCTTTGGATAGAAAACTAGAGTTTTAG
- a CDS encoding sulfotransferase family 2 domain-containing protein, with protein MNGTIIFTHIPKTSGTSFRKHSIDPNFDAREIYEGKGRLALITKLNKRKIKIIQGHIRFGIHRYIACRPIYITFFRDPIQRAISEYFFIKQSKYSTYTHPDHALVENLPLQDFFKLKYRDNLQTRFIAGYGYDKIIGNSEKLLDKAIENLDKCYKVIGIKERFDESLCCFQNYFDWKQVKDRDYLEKKTLVKSKIEDLDANVLESLHQSHVLDLKLYEYATAKFEQQLSNLKV; from the coding sequence ATGAACGGTACTATTATTTTTACTCATATTCCTAAAACTAGTGGCACTTCTTTTAGAAAACATTCAATCGATCCCAATTTTGATGCTAGAGAAATTTATGAAGGTAAAGGTAGGCTAGCTTTAATTACTAAACTAAATAAGAGAAAAATTAAAATTATCCAGGGACATATTAGGTTTGGTATTCATCGTTATATTGCCTGCAGACCTATATATATAACTTTTTTCAGAGATCCAATTCAAAGAGCCATTTCAGAATACTTTTTTATCAAACAGTCAAAATATTCTACTTATACTCATCCCGACCATGCACTAGTTGAGAATTTGCCATTACAGGATTTTTTTAAACTAAAGTATAGAGATAATTTACAAACTAGGTTTATTGCTGGTTATGGATATGACAAAATAATTGGCAATTCCGAAAAACTGTTGGACAAAGCAATAGAAAATTTAGATAAATGTTATAAAGTTATTGGAATTAAAGAAAGATTTGATGAATCATTGTGTTGCTTTCAAAACTATTTTGACTGGAAGCAAGTAAAAGATCGAGATTATCTAGAAAAGAAAACTTTAGTAAAAAGTAAAATTGAAGATCTCGATGCAAATGTTTTGGAATCTCTTCATCAGTCCCACGTTTTAGACTTAAAACTTTACGAATATGCTACAGCCAAATTCGAGCAGCAGTTAAGCAATTTAAAAGTTTAG
- a CDS encoding DUF563 domain-containing protein, whose translation MNQTFSPLIGSTRNSLVKLYHSIPGVRNSIGLPSGFYASFIDWIQQIQTDDNTTVNCQEIYSRHKIFRSQPKTIESTIHKNFAISNVNYSFESASVSLIEAKTTDGFKLWGPNGAVITPDNKLVVDSPGEFYVDPTQGYDHSVFLQWRLPPLSEIKGKVAVLSAPGSHSYFHWMLNTLPRFHLLEAGGVDLNSIDRFILSKNCHTKFHLETLNALNISQEKIILADWQFHAKVEHLVIPHGLCLPAEPTSEDVLRYKKYGSFTGNVPRWACDFVRKLFLPSTAFASPTPKSRKIYITRKTSIRKVLNEPEVIEFLTEHGFETVDLAEFSIAEQAKLLNSASAVVAVHGAGLTNVVFCREGTKVIEIFPQDYVKLTYWGLCNILNLDYYYAIGEVEQSVDESDDYAARQQNLLIPIKKLSELLNKADYFLKGNIPSKP comes from the coding sequence ATGAATCAGACGTTTTCTCCTTTAATTGGCTCTACTCGTAATTCTTTGGTAAAGCTATATCACTCTATACCAGGAGTCAGAAATAGTATTGGTTTACCATCGGGCTTTTATGCTTCGTTTATCGATTGGATTCAACAAATTCAGACTGACGACAATACAACAGTAAATTGCCAAGAAATTTACTCACGACATAAAATTTTTCGCTCGCAGCCAAAAACTATTGAATCGACCATTCATAAAAATTTTGCAATTAGTAATGTTAACTATTCATTTGAGAGTGCTTCTGTATCTCTAATTGAAGCTAAAACAACCGATGGATTTAAATTATGGGGACCTAATGGGGCAGTAATTACTCCAGATAATAAGTTGGTAGTAGATTCTCCAGGTGAATTTTATGTCGATCCTACTCAGGGTTACGACCATTCGGTATTTTTACAGTGGCGATTGCCGCCTTTGTCAGAGATAAAAGGTAAGGTAGCTGTCTTGTCGGCACCTGGAAGCCATAGCTATTTTCATTGGATGTTGAATACTTTGCCTCGTTTTCATTTATTAGAGGCTGGAGGAGTCGATTTAAATTCCATAGATCGTTTTATTTTAAGTAAAAATTGTCATACTAAATTCCATTTAGAAACACTTAATGCTTTAAATATCTCTCAAGAAAAAATAATTCTTGCAGATTGGCAATTTCATGCCAAGGTAGAGCATCTAGTAATTCCCCATGGTCTTTGTTTGCCAGCAGAGCCAACGTCAGAAGATGTTTTACGCTATAAAAAATATGGCAGTTTTACGGGAAACGTTCCCCGTTGGGCTTGTGACTTTGTCAGAAAACTCTTTTTGCCGTCAACTGCTTTTGCTTCTCCTACTCCAAAAAGTAGAAAAATTTATATTACCCGTAAAACCTCAATAAGAAAAGTTCTCAACGAACCAGAAGTCATTGAATTTTTGACCGAACATGGTTTTGAGACTGTTGACTTGGCTGAATTTTCCATTGCCGAACAGGCAAAACTGCTAAATTCTGCATCGGCTGTAGTAGCAGTTCATGGTGCTGGATTGACTAATGTTGTATTTTGCCGAGAAGGAACGAAGGTAATTGAAATCTTTCCTCAAGACTATGTCAAATTAACCTATTGGGGTCTGTGCAATATTCTCAACTTAGACTACTATTATGCGATCGGTGAAGTAGAACAAAGTGTAGATGAATCTGATGACTATGCTGCCAGACAACAAAATTTATTAATTCCTATTAAAAAATTATCTGAATTACTAAATAAAGCTGATTACTTTTTAAAAGGGAATATTCCAAGCAAACCATGA
- a CDS encoding FkbM family methyltransferase, which produces MIKSLVNNVVYGKKAFQPLFEKLHFISLYGMNIGSPTDVKTSGELFAISLILEKFQEEEFVIVFDVGANQGEFTKAVLSGLKKIKRKLKIFAFEPQKEAYTNFKENIKSSNVAVYNYGFSDTKGKKTFFQNNEISTLSSLYTTDALYEPKFDKERLEIELTTIDDFVEKKQISKIHYLKIDVEGHEFSILQGAKHALQNNKIEIIQFEFGNVNAIAKVFMKDFFDLLGDRYDIYRLLKDGIQKISKYDGKIEIYQTTIYLAIDKKLVI; this is translated from the coding sequence ATGATAAAAAGTCTCGTTAATAATGTGGTGTATGGCAAAAAAGCTTTTCAGCCTCTATTTGAAAAACTGCATTTCATTTCTTTGTATGGAATGAATATTGGTTCGCCTACTGATGTAAAAACTAGCGGTGAACTTTTTGCTATTTCTTTAATCCTAGAAAAATTTCAAGAGGAAGAATTTGTAATAGTATTTGATGTTGGAGCTAATCAGGGGGAATTTACCAAGGCTGTTTTGTCGGGATTAAAAAAAATCAAACGTAAGTTAAAAATTTTTGCTTTCGAGCCTCAAAAGGAAGCATATACAAACTTCAAAGAAAATATAAAAAGCTCTAATGTCGCAGTCTATAACTATGGTTTTAGCGATACTAAAGGTAAAAAAACTTTTTTTCAAAACAATGAAATTTCAACTCTTTCCTCTTTGTATACAACTGATGCTTTATACGAGCCAAAATTTGACAAAGAGCGATTGGAAATCGAGCTAACTACTATAGACGATTTTGTTGAAAAAAAACAAATTTCTAAAATCCATTACCTGAAAATAGATGTAGAAGGACATGAATTTAGTATTTTACAGGGTGCTAAACATGCTTTGCAAAATAACAAGATCGAAATAATACAGTTTGAATTTGGCAATGTTAATGCTATTGCTAAAGTGTTTATGAAAGATTTTTTCGATCTTTTAGGCGACCGCTACGATATATATAGACTTCTAAAAGATGGTATTCAAAAAATATCTAAATATGACGGAAAAATTGAAATATATCAAACGACAATCTACTTAGCGATCGACAAAAAGTTAGTTATTTAA
- a CDS encoding glycosyltransferase, whose amino-acid sequence MNDLPRLLIVSEATLSEDSRGANRTLANLFENYPRDRLMVYAPAEQLKNEPTSTRLASRSNSFKGSFLPPVRNRLGKFINPLITAINLQLLDWLPIENRESLEDFRPEVILICPITTRCLLMGYKVAMYFDCPFAIYFMDDWIATDRTSWLSSGVQKLSDWLLAESTGWLMISEQLQDSLSKRYQIVPQQSEIVHNPVDLSDKQTPDFEISQATTFKVLYAGSIFAMHYDAIAVIAEAIYHLRQEGKDIELVLHTSEKFWQQYQDSWHKWQVTKGGFIPYEQLNQCLQQGNLLLVASSFLPEHKYMTNSSVQTKITDYMASGTPIFASGPNYSACNNFIKKHDCGLVCETNKVSEVKKYLLEQISNQQLNQKYAATAFKVLEEKFEKQRVSQRLYEFIKSLSNNAKKQYNY is encoded by the coding sequence ATGAACGATCTACCTCGGCTTTTAATAGTCAGCGAAGCAACATTAAGTGAAGATAGCAGAGGAGCGAACCGAACGCTGGCTAATCTATTTGAGAATTATCCTCGCGATCGCCTCATGGTTTATGCTCCTGCCGAGCAACTAAAAAACGAACCGACATCTACTCGACTTGCCTCGCGTTCTAACTCTTTTAAAGGGTCTTTTTTACCACCCGTTCGCAATCGTCTTGGTAAATTTATCAATCCTCTAATTACAGCCATTAATTTACAGTTACTCGATTGGTTGCCAATTGAAAATCGAGAAAGTCTTGAAGATTTTAGACCAGAAGTAATCTTAATTTGTCCGATTACGACTCGCTGTCTGCTGATGGGCTATAAAGTAGCTATGTATTTCGATTGCCCATTTGCGATTTACTTTATGGATGACTGGATCGCAACCGATCGCACATCATGGTTATCTAGCGGAGTACAGAAGCTTTCTGATTGGCTGTTAGCTGAATCGACTGGTTGGCTAATGATTAGCGAGCAACTTCAAGATAGTTTGTCCAAGCGATATCAAATCGTACCCCAGCAGTCGGAGATCGTACACAATCCCGTCGATTTATCCGATAAACAAACGCCCGACTTTGAGATTTCGCAAGCAACTACATTTAAAGTACTTTATGCAGGTTCAATTTTCGCTATGCACTACGATGCCATAGCCGTTATAGCCGAAGCAATCTATCATTTGAGGCAAGAAGGAAAAGATATCGAACTCGTTCTTCATACTTCTGAAAAATTCTGGCAGCAGTACCAGGATAGTTGGCACAAATGGCAAGTAACAAAAGGTGGCTTTATTCCTTACGAACAGTTAAATCAGTGCCTACAACAAGGAAATTTACTATTAGTTGCTTCCTCATTTTTGCCAGAGCATAAGTATATGACTAATAGTTCGGTACAAACCAAAATTACTGACTATATGGCATCTGGAACACCAATTTTTGCTAGTGGACCTAATTATTCAGCCTGCAATAATTTTATTAAAAAACATGATTGCGGTTTGGTTTGCGAAACTAATAAAGTATCAGAAGTTAAAAAATATCTTCTAGAACAAATATCAAATCAGCAGCTAAATCAAAAATATGCGGCTACTGCTTTTAAAGTTCTCGAAGAAAAATTTGAAAAACAGCGAGTTAGTCAAAGACTCTATGAGTTTATTAAAAGCTTAAGTAATAACGCCAAAAAACAATACAATTACTGA
- a CDS encoding NAD-dependent epimerase/dehydratase family protein — MKKLLVTGSSGLIGSEVCIYFASQGWAIHGIDNNQRAVFFGSQGDTRWNQQRLQSSIKNFTHHELDIRDRQGILELFESLRPDAIVHTAAQPSHDRAAAIPYDDFDTNAVGTLNLLEATRRFVPDIPFVHLSTNKVYGDAPNEISMNETETRWCYSDPTYEQGIPETFRIDQSKHSLFGASKVAADIMVQEYGRYFGLKTCCLRGGCLTGPNHSGVELHGFLSYLVKSNLEGRTYKIFGYKGKQVRDNIHSYDVARFIEEFIANPRSGEVYNLGGGKDNTCSILEAFAMVESLTNKKMQYEYLALNREGDHICYYSDLRKIKDHYPNWSITKPLDTIFAEIVTGWSSRLQYAKA; from the coding sequence ATGAAAAAACTACTAGTTACTGGATCTTCAGGTTTAATCGGTTCGGAAGTTTGTATTTACTTTGCCAGTCAAGGATGGGCAATTCACGGTATTGATAATAATCAAAGAGCGGTCTTTTTTGGTTCTCAAGGAGATACTCGCTGGAATCAACAGAGATTACAATCGTCTATTAAAAATTTCACCCATCACGAACTAGATATTCGCGATCGCCAAGGTATTCTAGAGTTATTTGAAAGCTTGCGTCCCGATGCGATCGTCCACACTGCCGCCCAACCCAGTCACGACCGCGCTGCGGCGATCCCTTATGATGACTTTGATACTAATGCCGTAGGTACTTTAAATTTACTCGAAGCAACTCGTAGATTCGTTCCTGACATTCCCTTCGTACATTTGTCTACTAACAAAGTCTATGGCGATGCTCCCAATGAAATTTCTATGAACGAGACAGAAACTCGTTGGTGCTATAGCGATCCCACTTACGAACAGGGTATTCCCGAAACTTTTCGCATCGACCAGTCCAAACATTCACTGTTTGGAGCCTCAAAAGTAGCGGCAGATATTATGGTGCAAGAGTACGGTCGCTACTTTGGGCTTAAAACCTGCTGTTTGCGTGGTGGCTGTCTTACAGGTCCCAATCATAGTGGCGTAGAGCTTCACGGTTTCTTAAGCTATTTAGTCAAATCTAATTTAGAAGGTCGTACCTATAAAATCTTTGGCTACAAGGGAAAACAGGTGAGAGACAACATTCACTCTTATGATGTCGCTCGTTTTATTGAAGAATTTATCGCCAATCCTCGTAGTGGAGAAGTCTATAACTTAGGTGGTGGCAAAGACAATACCTGTTCGATTTTAGAAGCCTTTGCTATGGTAGAAAGCCTTACCAATAAAAAAATGCAGTACGAATATTTAGCCTTAAATCGCGAAGGCGATCACATTTGTTACTACAGCGATTTGAGGAAAATCAAAGACCACTATCCCAACTGGTCGATTACCAAGCCTTTAGATACAATTTTTGCTGAAATTGTTACGGGTTGGTCGAGCAGACTTCAGTATGCCAAAGCATAA
- a CDS encoding glycosyltransferase family 4 protein, with translation MKVLHINQSDITGGAAIAGYRLHQELLEHGIDSRLLVGKAQTKSDRVATVPLKQRWDNQLSRFTRPLGLNYLNVIGSFNIPQHNFYQDADILNFHNLHTGYFNYLTVPALTKHKPAIFTLHDMWSFTGHCIYSYDCDRWKHGCGKCPYLNSYPSIRRDNTNWEWKLKNWVYSRSNLVIVTPSKWLSEQAKQSMLARFEIHHIPNGIDTEVYQPIDSEQCKSVLGIPKFKKVLMFGADSLKDSRKGKDLLITALQNLPAELKKEAVLLTIGSGGETIESTIGISTVNLGYISSDRLKAIAYSAAELFVFPTRADNLPLTLQESMACGTPMVSFKVGGVPDLVRHGITGYSATPEDERDFGNGIKQLLQDDLLRERMSQNCRAIALSEYSLELQVQRYVRLYQQALQN, from the coding sequence ATGAAAGTTCTGCATATCAATCAATCAGATATTACTGGCGGTGCTGCGATCGCAGGATATAGACTTCACCAAGAGTTACTAGAACACGGCATTGATTCTCGTCTGCTAGTAGGAAAAGCTCAAACAAAAAGCGATCGCGTCGCTACAGTTCCTCTAAAACAGCGTTGGGACAACCAATTATCTCGTTTTACTCGCCCTTTGGGACTCAACTATCTCAATGTTATCGGTAGTTTCAATATTCCACAGCACAACTTTTATCAAGATGCAGATATTCTTAACTTTCATAATTTGCATACTGGTTATTTCAATTATCTAACTGTTCCTGCTTTAACTAAACACAAACCAGCTATTTTTACTCTCCACGATATGTGGAGTTTTACGGGGCATTGTATCTATAGCTATGATTGCGATCGTTGGAAACACGGTTGCGGCAAATGTCCTTATTTAAATAGCTATCCCTCCATACGTAGAGATAATACTAACTGGGAATGGAAGCTTAAAAATTGGGTATATAGTCGTTCTAATCTAGTCATAGTTACTCCGAGCAAATGGCTGTCAGAGCAAGCTAAACAAAGTATGCTCGCTCGCTTTGAGATACATCACATTCCTAATGGAATTGATACCGAAGTCTACCAACCAATAGATTCCGAACAATGTAAATCTGTATTGGGAATTCCAAAATTTAAAAAAGTGCTGATGTTTGGCGCAGATAGCCTTAAAGATTCGCGCAAAGGTAAAGATTTGTTAATCACAGCTTTGCAAAACCTACCTGCCGAGCTTAAAAAAGAAGCTGTATTGCTAACTATTGGTAGCGGTGGCGAAACTATAGAATCAACTATTGGCATTTCCACTGTCAATCTGGGTTACATCAGTAGCGATCGCTTAAAAGCCATTGCCTATTCTGCTGCCGAGTTATTTGTCTTTCCCACTCGTGCTGATAATCTTCCTTTGACTTTGCAAGAAAGCATGGCTTGCGGTACCCCGATGGTATCTTTTAAAGTTGGCGGTGTTCCGGATTTAGTACGTCATGGCATCACAGGTTATTCAGCTACTCCCGAAGACGAACGAGATTTTGGTAACGGTATAAAGCAATTACTTCAAGACGATCTCTTAAGAGAACGTATGAGTCAAAATTGTCGGGCGATCGCGCTTTCAGAATATTCCCTCGAACTTCAAGTTCAAAGATATGTTCGGCTATATCAACAAGCTTTGCAAAATTGA